CTCCGCGTCGCCTGCCAGTGCTGCGTACATGGACGGGACACCGCCCGGCACTCCTGCTGCGCCATCGGCCAATGCTGCGACAAGAGGCTCTCGCCACTGACCGTGACCTACGTCCACTCGGTCCTCAAGTCCGCACTTGAGCACGCCGTCCGCGAAGACGACCTGCCCCGCAACGTCGCCCGAAACGTCAGGACCCCCGCGCCCCGCCCCCGGCGCTTCAAGCCCTTCACCGCGAGCGAGGCCCGGCAGTTCCTCCAGGCCGCCAGCGGCGACCGGCTTCACGCGCTGTACGAACTCGCCCTGCGCACCGGCCTCCGCAAGGGCGAACTCCTCGGCCTGCACTGGGAAGACCTCGACCTCGACGCGGGAACCGCCGCCATCCACCGCTCCCTCCAGCGCACTCACACCGGCGGCCTGACCATCCTGCACACCAAGACCCGCGCCTCTGAACGCCGTATCGCACTGCCCACCGAATGCATCAACTCTCTCAAGATCCACCAGGAGAGGCAGCAGGAAGATCGTCAGGCTGCGGGATCACGATGGGCGGACAACGGTCTCGTCTTCACCACCCCGGTCGGCAGGCCCTTCGATCCCACCAACCTCACACGCCGCTTCCGCCACCTCCTCGAACGCGCCGGCCTTCGAGTGATCCGCTTCCATGACCTCCGGCACTCGACCGCCACCCTCCTCCTGGAGCAGGGCATCGACCTCGTCGTGATCAAGGAGTTGCTCGGCCACGCCCACATCGGCGTGACG
This is a stretch of genomic DNA from Streptomyces sp. NA04227. It encodes these proteins:
- a CDS encoding site-specific integrase gives rise to the protein MTTPRPAASHRTRTRSRANGDGTIYQRKDGRWEAAGYVLAPGNTRKRVRVYGTSRKEALGRLTKKIAASNLGLPVAVSDCTVSDYLTYWLNSIAVHQVREITHTRYAACIRLHLIPGLGAKKLARLTARDVRTFLDHLRVACQCCVHGRDTARHSCCAIGQCCDKRLSPLTVTYVHSVLKSALEHAVREDDLPRNVARNVRTPAPRPRRFKPFTASEARQFLQAASGDRLHALYELALRTGLRKGELLGLHWEDLDLDAGTAAIHRSLQRTHTGGLTILHTKTRASERRIALPTECINSLKIHQERQQEDRQAAGSRWADNGLVFTTPVGRPFDPTNLTRRFRHLLERAGLRVIRFHDLRHSTATLLLEQGIDLVVIKELLGHAHIGVTASVYAHVRLRLHRQAIGSLGEALSPGSDGPDFPPVVR